Proteins from a single region of Cherax quadricarinatus isolate ZL_2023a chromosome 89, ASM3850222v1, whole genome shotgun sequence:
- the Rcd6 gene encoding uncharacterized protein Rcd6 isoform X2, protein MGLYKKRKSALLLWLFTIALLCFPEMIMVTFMTFSHWRISSSYGVVDLTFYVVRATLNLWCVLCVQSVYVEWRDQPNCCYTLKTQQQPGMSAEEEGAVNGEAVLVYNNPAFMALTETTLPPPLPPSRPSTPRPITRSYSAASEYSSRNTAVQQQVLGSTAAVASSVVRTGIPGWEGIPGWDTYLSGQSHSEFNAALFNPASGGLPPLVTGYPSNQSIYQQSPHVSYVYPPTTTTTEDNNHYHCYYPFSTQSLDRRRYGVKGHGCSWEDRVSQQAGVLATSGFTRPTVLVNPGFSRPGVLVNPGVLMNPSFTRPAVLVNPGFTRTRSLSTPVFNRHIYDSRSSLGADSDDFSQYRDVAL, encoded by the exons AAACGGAAGTCAGCACTACTGTTGTGGCTGTTCACCATAGCACTGTTGTGTTTCCCTGAGATGATCATGGTGACCTTCATGACCTTCTCACACTGG AGAATAAGTTCCAGCTATGGTGTAGTTGACCTGACCTTCTATGTTGTGAGAGCCACTCTTAAc ttgtggtgtgtgttgtgtgtgcagagTGTGTATGTTGAGTGGCGGGATCAACCTAACTGTTGCTACACTCtgaagacacaacaacaacctggCATG AGTGCTGAGGAGGAAGGTGCTGTGAATGGTGAGgctgtgttggtgtacaacaaccCGGCTTTTATGGCTCTCAcagagacaacactaccaccaccactaccaccctcccgacCTTCCACCCCAAGACCCATTACCAg GAGTTACTCAGCAGCGTCAGagtacagcagcaggaacactgctgtacagcagcaggtgttaggtagcactgctgctgtagcatcgtcagtAGTGAGGACAGGTATCCCTGGATGGGAGGGTATCCCTGGATGGGATACCTACCTCAGTGGACAGTCACACTCCGAGTTCAACGCTGCCTTGTTTAATCCAGCCTCAGGAG gtttACCGCCCCTGGTGACTGGTTACCCCAGCAACCAGTCTATCTACCAGCAGTCTCCCCATGTATCGTACGTGTatcctcccaccactaccaccactgaagacaacaaccactaccactgctactatcccTTCTCCACTCAGAGCTTGGACAGACGCAG GTATGGAGTTAAGGGCCATGGATGTAGCTGGGAGGACAGAGTGAGTCAACAAGCGGGGGTCCTAGCCACGTCTGGCTTCACTAGACCGACGGTACTAGTGAACCCGGGATTCTCTAGACCGGGTGTACTAGTGAACCCGGGAGTACTAATGAATCCGAGCTTCACCAGACCGGCAGTGCTAGTGAACCCAGGCTTCACCAGGACACGGTCACTGTCCACCCCTGTCTTCAATAGACATATATATGACAGTCGCAGTTCACTGGGCGCCGACAGTGATGACTTCAGCCAGTACCGTGACGTGGCTCTCTGA